A genomic region of Anopheles coustani chromosome 3, idAnoCousDA_361_x.2, whole genome shotgun sequence contains the following coding sequences:
- the LOC131259840 gene encoding protein Spindly yields the protein MSSDLEVSGDQCGLAETHKELTKKYNELRQESHVLSLKLEVVEKTNCDLTNELETTTYDYEKLLKEKKQIEAKLSGACSEIVKLQEDKYEMQKCIQSLAEQLKQCTAAPRIETPVVVCPSNDSNSEHFELIEKMNEELLETEAKLANVVQENSLLSKDLASQKERCEALQSNYESTRHNLEEMQDLLEAAQSHSASLAAELEELRSNPEAKKKGNSLFAEVADQRKKLISIINDLKVRYYSLKAEHQNCPTRFRELRNMQIELTTKLNQCIGAVADAEKEHERAVDALNGRLMLQIKKVTDRNNYLEHHLAKNSQSWVETLVNYNMETINDLRAQLMDCLTKHRIAEDDHLWKAKELTSVRLQLAKLMLNSCEKRIEDLDNGCCQTLEKLCESEEAPATTPLVGSKHNTSDLCTPSSSVEAPVELPPLPDDFAQPTKTEVNMQEAIEDVPIAANKEPEPGDKEDDPIRINSRKPLVIRRIKLFPRPTDN from the coding sequence ATGTCGTCCGATCTCGAAGTCTCTGGTGACCAATGCGGCCTAGCAGAAACCCACAAGGAGCTGACGAAAAAGTATAATGAACTTCGCCAGGAATCGCATGTTTTGTCGCTTAAACTGGAGGTTGTGGAGAAGACCAACTGCGATTTGACAAATGAGCTGGAGACGACGACATACGATTATGAAAAATTgctcaaagaaaaaaaacaaattgaggCGAAGCTGAGTGGTGCCTGTTCCGAAATCGTGAAGCTTCAGGAAGATAAGTATGAAATGCAAAAATGTATCCAATCGTTAGCGGAACAACTGAAGCAATGTACAGCAGCACCCAGAATAGAGACGCCAGTGGTTGTGTGTCCGAGTAATGATTCAAACTCTGAACATTTCGAACTCATTGAGAAAATGAACGAGGAGCTGCTAGAGACGGAAGCGAAGCTTGCCAATGTGGTTCAGGAAAACTCGCTGCTCTCGAAAGATTTGGCAAGCCAGAAGGAGCGATGTGAAGCACTACAATCCAACTATGAGAGTACCAGACATAATTTGGAGGAAATGCAAGACCTCCTCGAAGCTGCCCAAAGCCATAGTGCCTCGCTGGCGGCAGAGCTTGAAGAACTACGCTCCAACCCAGAGGCGAAGAAAAAAGGCAACTCACTGTTTGCAGAAGTCGCTGATCAGCGCAAAAAGCTTATATCCATCATAAATGACCTAAAGGTGCGTTACTATTCCCTGAAGGCGGAGCATCAAAACTGTCCGACGCGTTTTCGAGAGCTCCGCAACATGCAGATCGAGCTGACCACCAAGCTGAACCAGTGCATAGGTGCAGTTGCTGACGCCGAAAAGGAACACGAGCGAGCTGTTGATGCGTTGAACGGTCGGCTTATGTTACAGATAAAAAAGGTAACCGATCGAAACAATTATCTAGAGCACCACCTCGCCAAAAACAGCCAGTCCTGGGTTGAAACGCTAGTAAACTACAACATGGAGACAATAAACGATCTCCGAGCCCAGTTAATGGATTGCCTGACAAAACACCGCATTGCAGAAGATGACCATTTATGGAAGGCCAAGGAATTGACCAGTGTACGTCTGCAACTGGCGAAGCTAATGCTCAATTCGTGCGAAAAGCGGATCGAAGATTTAGATAATGGCTGTTGTCAAACGCTGGAAAAGTTGTGTGAAAGCGAAGAAGCACCTGCGACGACACCGCTGGTCGGTAGCAAACATAACACGTCCGACTTGTGCACACCTTCCAGCTCTGTTGAGGCGCCAGTAGAGTTACCTCCTTTACCAGACGACTTTGCACAACCAACTAAAACAGAAGTCAACATGCAAGAAGCTATCGAAGATGTGCCAATCGCTGCTAACAAAGAACCGGAACC